A segment of the Thermomicrobiales bacterium genome:
GCTAAACCCGCGCCCCCCGCCGCCACCGCCGCCGCCGAAGGAGCCGCCGCCGCCGGAGAAGCCACCGCCGAAGCCGCCGCTCCGGCCACCGCCGCCGCCCTTGCTGGAGTAGGCGGTGAAGGCTTTCGAGGCTTCACTGAACAGCGAGAACAGGCCATCGCTCATGCTCTGGAGCGAGCGACCACCGGCATCGCTCATGTCCTGCAGGTCCGGCAGACCGCCGCCGCCACCACCGTCGCCGCTGGGGCGGCTGCCGCCACCGGGGAGGATGATGACGCTGCCACCACGGCGACCGCGCGGCGGACGGCTCGGGTGTCCCGCCCAGTCGTCGAGCGGCCCGCCGTACCAGCCCGGCGCTGGTGTGCCGACGCTGGCGAACTTACTCACCCACGAGCGCTCCAGACCGAACGCAATGGCGTACGGCAGGTACGAGTCGAAGACCTTCTTCGCGTCCGCGACGCTGTCATAGCGCTCGATGTCGGCGAGGTAGCGACGGAACGCTTCCCAGCTGGCGGCGGCCTCGGCACCCTTCTGCGTCTTGCGCGGCATCGAGCCGCCGACGATCAGGAGGATGATGCCGACAATCACGCCGGCGATGATCGGCACGATGGTGAGCGGCGCAAACGAGCCGATGAGCGCCATCAGGAAGAAGCCACCGACGACCGAGGCAATCAGCAGGCCTAGGCCGAGGCCGCGATAGAGCCGCCGGGTCGCTTGCGGGTTCTTGTCGAAGTACCCGCGCTTGACCATCTCTTCGTACAGATCTTCCTTGACCTTGGCCTGCCGCTCGGCAAACCGCACCTTCATCGTCGAGAGCCTGGCCTCTTTCTGCGAGCCGGTGAAGATCGCAGTGAGCAGCTCCCGCTCGAACGGCCGGAGCGAGGCATCGGTATCGAGGCGGTGGAAGATGAAATCGCGACTGCCGAATCCGAGACCACCAAGTATGCCGTCCGGCTCCTTCTCCTCAATACGGATGACGCCCCGGTTGGCCAGCGAGATGATCGCTGCGATGACATCGTGATCGTCGGCACGCTCGTCAATCAGCGTGCCAACTGCCGCAGCCGGGAGGTCGTCCGGCGGTGTCCTCAGCAGGTCGATCGGTGCAACAACCGGCACGTCGCGTCCGCGCGAGTACCAGAGCAGGATCACGCCGACAGACCCGCCGACGAGCAGCAGCAGACCCGCCGCCAGCATCAGCACATTCGCCAGCGCCTTGTACGGCGCAAGCTGCTCCTCGCGTGCCTTCTGGGCATCGGCCGCTGCCTGCCAGGCGGGCACGGTCGCTGAGGTGATCGGCGGGAACTCGAGCCGCTCCTCCAGCGCCTCGCCCTGCTTGATGTCAGTGGCGCGCCAGACAACCTGCGTCGGACTGGTCATCTCGACTGTGACTGGGAAGCTCGATCCGTCCGACGCGTACCAGGCGGCGGAGATCTGATCCTCGCTGACAGGCTCGGGCAGGTTCACCGTAATCGTCGCAGCGTCGACATCAGCGGCAAAATCAGCATCGATGACGCGCCACCAGAGCTGCTGGCGATCCTCGTAGACGCGGATGACGCCGGTGACATCGTAGGAAATGGTGAACTGGCGATCCTCGTTGGTGGCCGGGGTGAACCACCAGTCGATGTTCACCTCGCCGCCACTCACTGTGGCGCTGAATGTGCCGGGCGAGCCATTGCCTCGGGTGAGCGGGACGCCATTCTCCAGCACCTGGATGTTGCTGATGTCACCGATGCGAGCCAGCGGGATCGTCGCGTAGCCCTTGGTGAACGGTCCGCCGTCGAACGAGATCACCTGATCCTCAGTTACTGACACTGAACCATCGGCGTGGACATCGAGCGTCGTGTTGTACTGGCTCCAGCGCACCGACCGTGCGGCGGCATCCTGCGCCAGTGGCGGAAAGACCGCTGCCAGCATGCCGATCACCAGCACGGCGACGGTCAGCAGCAGCAATCGCCGCGAGATTCGGGAGAAAGCTCCCGGAACATTGCGTTCGTTCACACATCATCCCTATCAACGCGCACGACGCGCGTCGTTGACGAGCCTGCCAGGCAGTGTCTATGATCGCTACATCAGCCAGAGGGCAACGACCGGCAACTGCGGTATATCGTACTCGCCCTCACTAGTGGAACACGGTGATGCTCTTGCGCGTCACGCCACCGCATACCCAATCGGGTGACGAGCACCGGCGCAACGCCCGTGCCGCCGCAACCGCGTGGGCCACTGCCATTGCAGCCCGCAACGATGTTGTCTTCCTCGATACGGAGACAACCGGCCTCGACGGCAGAGCCGAGATCATCGAGATCGCGGTGACCGACATGGCCGGGCAGCCGCTGCTCGACACGCTGGTCTGCCCGGATAACCCGATCCCCAACGACGCCACCCGCATTCACGGGATCACCAACCGCATGGTCGTGGCCGCCCCGAAGTGGCCGCAGGTGTACGCACAACTGACGCCCCTCATTGCAGGGCGGACGGTGATTGTCTACAACGCTGACTTCGATCGCCGACTCGTCCAGCAGATGAATCAGCGCTTCAGGCTGCACATGTCGAACGACGATTGGCAGTGCGCGATGAAGCAGTACTCCCAGTTTGCAGGGGTCTGGCATGAGCGCTACGGCGGGTATCGCTGGCACAAGCTGGACGCGGCGGCTGAGGCATTCGGGCTGTCCGCCGGTGGGCACCGGGCACTTGGCGACGCGCTCGCCTGCAGAGCCGTGGTGTGTGGGATGGCTGCATCAGCATCCGAACGCGATGATGACCGCGCAGATGCGCATGCATTACGCCGGATAACTACGCGTCTGCAGCGATTGACTGGACGCGACCCGTACAATTGAAGGTAGACAGTTCCTGCAACTGATGCGATGATCCAACCAGGGGGTCGCCAGCGACACAATCGCGGGCGAGAGCGACGTGAAACAGATTCAACGCATGACAAGGCTTTCGGAATTAGTGACGCCCGGTACGGCCCGAGCGGCAAGTCTGCTGCTCGTTGAGCGCGGGAGGTTTCTGCTCGCCGCTCGACCTCCAATCTACAGCGATCAACGCGTTCTGCTGCGCCTGACCGGCGTTGGCGGCTGGGCCGAAGGGAGCGAGACGTTCTCCGCTGCGGCACTGCGCGAGTCGGTCGAGGAGACTGGCAGCGAGATCCAGCTGATCGAGCAGGACTACACCCTGATCGTCAACGCGCCGGACGACATCGACACGGTTGTCATCACCGGCGAACCGGGGCCGGCCGCCATCGTCTTCCGCCGCTTCGGCACGACGCCGTTCGAGCCGTGGTCGAGCGAGTACCAGTCGGTCGCGCCGATCGCCGTCTATGCCGCCACGCTGGAGCACGACGCGCAGATCGTTGCTCGCGAGGAGCACCCGCTCTTCATGTGGGTCTATCCCGAGCAGCTCATCTCGCTGGCCGAAGCGGACGAACCGCTGGAGTTCCTGATCGCCGATGGCGCGCAGATCTTCGGCGATATCGACTTCGATGTCGGCCGAACGATCGTCCGTCTGACGGACAGCATTCAGGCGCTGGTCACTGCGTTTATTCGCGCGCCTTCCCACTTCACCGAGATCGCCCAGATGTCCGGCACCGCCTGCTCGATCTAGGGCGGCAGTGTGTCTGAGAAGCCGCCCATCCTCCCATGCCATCGCGCAATACCGCGGAAGAGGGACAAGCACGCAATCTTCCGTACGGACAGGACCTGGCCTGTCCTCGCCGTGAGGCGACCGTCCTACGTCGATCATCGTCAGGCTTCAGGTCGCCGACACCGCGCCAACCCCGTAGCATCGGAGATGTAGGGGCGTATCGCGGCCCGGCCAGAAGCACGACCGTTCAACATGGGCACCCGCACGTCGTGACTTTCGATCGAACGGTTCGCGGTGCCATACGGGCGTATGCGATGTTACAACGCGCGTGGGTAATGCGCGGGAGTCCGACCGATGCAGTTCGGTATGTCAATGCAGAGTTGCACCTGATTTGCGGTGCGGATCTGCGTGGGAGCGTCGCCTCACGGCGAGGACAGGCCGGGTCCTGTCCGGGTACGAAATGTTTGAGCGCCTTCGCTGTGCGAACGGGTGCACGATCGGCGCGGAGAAGGGTCGCCCACAGCGATGACAGCGCGAGCGCTGTCCCTACCTACGGATAGACGGCGGCTGTCTCACCATCGGAGCGGTTCCCAGGCGGGATGCCTGGGGCCGGTGGGGTTCGGCGGACGTCGGTTAGACGCCCGGCTCGCCGGTGTAGACTGCTTCGACTGCGCCACAGGCAGCCGGGATGGCTGCTGCGTACGACGACGGAAGCTCGCCATCACCGTCCAGGTCGATCATCAGTCCGTGGATGACGACGACCGTCTGGGTCGGGTCGGCAAGCTGGTCGAGCTGCGCGTCGGTCAGGTCGAACGTAGCACTGTAGGACAGTGTGCCGTCCTCACCAGCCGCGGGGAAGCTCGTATCGGTCTCATCAGTCGTCAGCGCGACGATGGACTCACCGTAGGCTGCTGTGCCCTCTTCAACATCGATGAAGCCGTCCTCGTCCAGATCGACCGGGCACGAGGCAGCACCATCATCCATGCCGTAGATGTGCATAGCGTGAGCGAGGTTCGGGGTCAGGCCCTCGGCCTCGATGGTCACGGTCAGCGAGTTGCCGTCGATCGACAGCTCGGCTGTCGCCGAAACCTCGGAGCCGTTCACGGCATCCAGGACGGACGCGTAGGCAACGGTCGGCTCCGGCTCGGGCTCCGGATCGGGACCCGGCTCTTCTGAAGCGACATCAAGATCGCCACAGGCGATCGGCAGATCGTCGACGAAGTCATCGTCAACCATGCCGCCGTGGACCATGACGGCCATGCTGCTCAGGTCAGTGAGCTGCGCAACCTGGTCGTCGGTCAGGGTGTAGGTCTCAGTCAACGTGGCTGTGCCATCGTCGTCAGCCGACGGGAACGGGGTGAACGGGAAGACCGCTCCGCCCGTCACTACCACTGCCTCGTCCATGCTGATGATGCCGTCCTCGTTGGTGTCGGCCTCATCGGTCGGGCAGGCTGCGGCGGTTCCGTCGTTGAATCCGTGCAGGTGCATCGCGTGGATATCGTTGGCGGTCAGGCCGTCAGCGACGATCGACACGGTCAGCGTGTTGCCGTCCAGCGTCAGATCGGCCGTGCCGGTCACGCCGGAGTCGTTGAGCGCGCCGAGGTCGGCGTGGACCGTCTGCGGCTCGGTCGGCGGGGTCGGCTCTTCGCCGCTGTCGTCGCCATAGCGCCATGCGTAGTAGTGCTGGCCGACGTTACCCATCTCGACCTGCCACTGCGCCGCGTTACCCGGCGTGTAGGTCAGGCAGCGACGCTCGAAGCACTGCCACAGCACGTCCTGCTGCGTGCCACCAACAGACACTTCCGACCAGTAGGCCTCGGTGATCGGCAGGCCGGTCACGTAGAAGGCGTTATCGTCGTAGTCCGCGCCGATCTGAACCATGCGGTTCCAGAAGACGGAGGCGACGGTGTGGTCGATGCTGGTCACATCAACGCGCTCGACAGCCGAGACATCATGCGCGGCGAGATCTTCGTCGGCAGTGATGTTGCCCTCGGAGTCGATGCGGTTGATCAGCGCGTCACCGACTTCGGCAGCCGGCTCAGCACGCAGGCCGAACTCGGCGATGTCGGCGTAGGTCGGACCGAAGCCCTCGTCACCGGCTGGGTCGCCGGCGATGTTGATCGCAGCTGGGTCCGGCGTCTCGTCGAATGTGGCATCGCCGGTCTGATACCAGCCCTCGACCATCTCGACAACGAGCAGGCCGTTGGTCACGAACCAGACTGACTCAGTATCGCCGTCCGGATTGTTGATCTCCATACGGCTCTTGTCGAAGTACTGGACCAGCCGCTGGCCGCCCGGTGCTTCGGCGTACTCTTCCTGCATTCCCTCGGTGTACGGTGACGGACCCCACAGCCAGGTTGCATCACCATTCGGCGTCACGGTTGCGTCGGTGCGATTCCAGGTCGCCTCGAACGCGGGGTCTGCGAATGGGTGCTGTGTACCATCACCCTCGTGATAGGCGCGAGTTGGTTGCGCGCCCGCAAGAGCCACCATCGCCAGACTGGCGATAAGGGCCAGAGCTGTCAGGATGCGTTGCGGCATCTGACCATCCTCTCCATCGCCTCCTGTGCCACCTCGCGTCGTCGAGGGCGACATCAGCAGGCACACCGACAGACGCCATCGTCCGTCTGATAAACAGCCCGGCTGCCACTGTCAGCCGGACGGGGGGCAACCCTATCGCGTGGGAGGGCATGAGGACACCGAAATACGCTATTTGCACTCTTTCGTGATGAGTCTGTGATGTGTTCTCACTCTCCGCGCAATGGCCCCGCCAGATGCCTGCAGGTTGCGTGCCAGCCGGAAGTTTCGTTGCTGGGACAGCAAAAACACCGACCGGACCACGGATGGTCCGGTCGGTTGGTTCAGCGTGTTTGCGCGTCAGGAGATTGGCTCAACCAGTCCCCAGATATCGGCGGCGGGGTTCTGCACCGTCTGCACAGAGGTGAAGATCGTCCCGGCGTCGATGTCAGCCATCAGGCCGGCGACACCCGCAGCACCGAGCGGCCCATACAGGTCGTCGTCGGTGATGCTGCCGCTGGCCAGCACGCCGTTAATCGCGCCGGTGGCGTTCGCAGTCGAGTCGAACAGCGTCGCGACAGCTTCGCCGTCAGTGGCGTCGTTGTCGATCACGAGGTTCGCGCTGAGGATGCGATCGAGGTTGCTCACGATCACGTAGTAGTTCAGCGCCGTGCCGTCCTCGTTCAGCCAGAAGAGCGCCAGGCCGGAGCCGTCCGTCTCGATTGGCATGTAGATCGAGGTGAAGTCCGTCTCAACCGTGTTGCTCAGTTCCGCCAGGTAGCTGGCAGCGCCGAGCTGGCTCTGGCCACCAACCGCGACCTGCCCACGGATCTCGCCCGACGGGTTGTCGGTCGTGTGGACATTCACGTAGGTGCCATTCGTCAGCATCAGGTAGACGAGCTTCGGCATCGACACGTCGTTGAGATCGCCGGCTGTCACTGTACCGGCGTTCAGCGTGCCGTTCACCGGACCGGCCACTGCCGGATCAGCATGGAACAGCAGCGCCGCAACCGGGCCGTTGGTCGCACTATCGCCGATGTGGATGTGCGCCATTGTGACATTCGACAGATTGAGCACGTAGACGTCGAACGAGATCGTCGCGTCGGCGGCGTTATAGGTCAGCGCTGCCGCGCCGACTGCCGTCGATCCGGTCGGCGGGATCTCATTCTGGCCCAGCAGGATCGTGCTGAACGACGTGTCGCCCAGTGCGCCCAGCTGGCCACGAATCTCGCCGGACTCGTGTTCGCTGGTGTGGATGTTCACATAGAGGCTGCCGTCGGCCATGCCGTTGGACAGCGACTCAATCGTCCAGCCTTCGGCGAGGTCGTCTGCGGTGATCGTGCCACTCGCCAGGACGCCGTTGGTTGTCACCGGATCGTCGCTGCCGAACAGGGTCACGATGACGTCGCCGTTTTCGTTCGCCGCACCTTCATGGATGTGAGCGGCCATGGCGTTCTCAAGGCCGTTGACGGTGATTGTGTAGTCGATGCCGGTGCCGTCCGGGCGCACGTAGAAGTACGCGTCGGCGGTCGCATCCGACTCGACAGCCGGGATCTCGTTCGCGCCGATCAGGTTGGCCGAATAGACCGCTTCAGTGATGCCCGGCTCTGTCGGCGGCGGTGTCGGCGTCGGTGGTGTCGGAGTGACAGCCGAGTCGTAGCGCCAGCGGAAGTAGTGCTGGCCGACGTTACCGGCCTCGACCTTCCAGCCATCCAGATTGCCCGGCGTGTAGGTCAGGCAGCGACGCTCGAAGCACTGTGTCAGGACATCCTGCTCGGTGCCGGCCACCTTGACGTTGGCCCAGTAGGCCTCGCTGATCGGATAGCCAGTGGCATAGAACGGATTGACGAACAGGTTCGCCTCAACGTACTGGCCGTCCTCATAGACGGTGCCGGTCGAGTTCATGAAATCCCAGAAGACAGACGCGACCGTGTGGTCGATGTCGGTCACGGTCACCCGGTGGGCGGCAGTGACACCGTAGTCGGCCAGTGCATCGTCGTTTGTGACCGAGCCATCGCGCGCCAGACGCTGCGTGATTGCGGCGCCCGTCTCGGCCGGCGTGGCGTCGAGCAGGCTGCCGAACGAGCCATAGGTCGGGCTGTCGGCGTCGTCCGGGTCGCCGGCGACATTGATGTCATCCGCCGGGGTGCGCGCTTCGTGCTGCGCATCGCCGGTCTGCATCTGGCCGGTGATCATCTCGCTGACCAGCAGGCCATTGGTCACGTACCAGAGCGAAGATTCGTCGCCAGACGGATTGTTGATCTCCATCCGCGCCTTGTCGAAGTACTGGACCGTGCGCTTGCCACCCGGCGACTCCGCGTAGTCCTCTTCCATAGCACTGGTATTGGCAGCCGGGCCCCACATCCAGGTGCGGTGGGCCTGCCCATCGACAACTGGCTGATCCGTGCGTGCCCAGGTGCGCTCGAACGCCGCATTTGCCGGTGCAACTGCAGCAGCGCTAAACAGATTGCCCGCGATCAGTGCCAACGCGGCAACGATCGCGGCTGCTGAAATAAGACGCGCACGACTAACCCTGCGCGTCCAGTGGTGACGTTCACCCATACTTGAACCCCCATCCTGACGACCGATCGTCGGCTGTTCACCTATCGGTACCGCCCGAACCCCATATCGAACGGTTCACGGATGCGTGCTTCACGCTACACGATCGATCCAGACCCGGCAAGATCCAGGCAGTACGGAAACAGACGATCGCTACCATCAATTAGAGCCATCTTCATGCCACGGAGTCAAGACGCCCATGCTTCAACGGTCGGTATACTCTCGCCCATGACGCCTCCTGACGCGGCCACAACTGAGATTTCCTCATCACCGCAAAGGGGCGCTCGACAGGCGGCGCAACGCGCTTTGCATGCGCTCGATCAGTTCCCGGGCTGGCTGGCGCTGGCAGCTTCCGGCGCTGTCTGGCTCGTCCTGACCGCCATCATCCTGCGTCGCGGATTTCTGGAGTACAACGCCGACGGCTATGCGCGGATTATCCGCGGCCACGAGTGGCTGGCAGCACCACGCTGGGAGCTGGATGTCTGGCTGCCGCTGCAAACCTGGCTGTTCGGCGCGTCACTGGCGATCCACGACTCGCTCCGCACCACACCACGCGTCGTCGATGCGCTGCTCACCATCGTCCTTCTCATCAATCTCTACCTGATCGGTCGCACGATCGGCGGGCGACTGGCCGGCGCGATCGCAGCCGGGCTGGCGGCGCTCTTCCCCTGGGTCGTCTGGATGGGCGTCTCCGGCATGGCCGAGCCTCTTTTCCACGCCACGCTGTCGTTCGGCGCGCTCGGCCTGACACGCTGGCTCACGACCAACCGCGACCGCTGGCTGCTCGTCGCCGCCATCGGCCTGCTGCTGGCGACGATGGTGCGCTACGAGGGCTGGTTTTACGCCGGGACATTCGCCGGTGTTGTCCTGGTCGTCATCTGGCAACAGCAGCGGCTGACGCTGCGCAGCGTCGCTCTGGCGGTCGCGCCGCTGACGTTCCCGTTCGTCTGGATCGTCGCCTGGTGGAATCGCACCGGCGACCCGCTCGCCTTCGCCCGCGAGACCGCCGAGATCAAGGAGGCGCTCGACGCCGGCAACGCCACCGCCGGGTTGCTGCGTCGGCTGTCGATCTACCCCGAGGAGACGTTCCGGCTCGCGCCACTGCTGATCGGACTCTGCCTGCTGGCGGCTGGCTATGCGCTCATCCGGCGGGTTCGCTGGTGGCCACTCCCGGCCCTCATCCTCGGGCAGGCGGCGGCGCTGGTGATCGTCAGCGCCGGATTCTCCAATCTCGGTCCCGGTGCAGAGCGCTACCTGATCTCGAACGTGATCCTGCTGTTCCCCGTCCTCGCCGCGATCATCGCGACTCTGCCGCTGCCCTGGCCGCGGCTGGCCGGAGTCGGGCTGGTTGTCATCGCCGGACTGATTGTCGGACGCACGACGCTCTCGCCGCCGACGTGGTATCCCGACGCCGATACGCGCGCGACGGGCGACCTGCTGCGGTCGGCACTCGCCGACGCTCCAGCAGACCACGACCTGATCCCAGTCCTGTTGCCACCCGAGCCCAGCGAAGGCTTCAACGCCGGGTACGCACTGCGCATCCTCTCCGATCACCCGGACAACTGGTTCATCACCAGCAACGCCGATCTGTTCGCCGCGCTGGCCGGCACGACGCATCCGCCTGTCTGGATCGCCGACACCGCTACCGGCGTGGCGCTGCCGGCGGCTGAGCGTACTGAGACGATCGGGCGCTTCGTCATCGGCTGGCCAGCCCCGGCAGCGACCGTCACACTCACGCCAACCAGCGCCGCGCCGGGCGACGCCGTGGCCGTCACCGCCGACGGCCTGCTACCACACGAGCCGATCAGCGCCTGGTGGACGCCGCCGGATAACGGCCCGGCAATCGGCGCGGGAGCCGACGCAGCCGCCGACCCCAACGGCCACGCCACCCTCACCGCAACCCTCCCGCCCGACGCCACACCCGGCATCTGGCACCTCACCGTCGCAGGTCGCGACAGCCAACGCAGCGGCTTCGCCAGTGTGGAGGTGGCGGCGCGGTGAGCGCACACACACGCTGGTACCGCATCGGCCATCAGTAGAGTATTCGGCTCACTCTCCCGCACCAAGTCTGGCGCGGACCTCGGCGGTCGTCAGTGGGTCGATGCCGCGCCCGAGCCAGTAGTCGGCCCACCAGAGCGCCGCGTCGAGGCGCACCAGTGGCAGCCAGACCGGTAGACGCGCGAACGCCCACGCCTCGCCACCGGAGGCGACGTAGCCCTCGGCGACGTCCGCCAGCTGCTCCGGCTCAAGTCGGGCCTCGCTGGTGAGGTAGGCCAGATCCTCGGCCGGGTCGCCATCACGAGCGAACTCCCAGTCGATCAACGTCGGCCTGTCGCCGTCCCAGATGATGTTGCCGGACGACAGATCACCGTGCAGCAGCGAGAAGAGCGGTTCATCCCACCCGGCCGCAGCCGGGAGATCAGCAGCCCGCAGCGCCGCGACGCGCTCGTCGATCTCGGCCAGCCCCTCGCGTGCCGCACGAAAGCGCGTCAGCACCTCGACGCGGGCGCGATAGGCGTCTGCGCGACTGCCCTGCCGTACATCCAGCGACGGCCAGACCATGTAGCCAGGCCGCACCGCCCGGTGGACGACTTCCAGGCAGGCACCGAGGTGCTCACGAGCAGTTGAAGTGAGGTCGCGCAACACAGCAGG
Coding sequences within it:
- a CDS encoding DUF2207 domain-containing protein; this encodes MNERNVPGAFSRISRRLLLLTVAVLVIGMLAAVFPPLAQDAAARSVRWSQYNTTLDVHADGSVSVTEDQVISFDGGPFTKGYATIPLARIGDISNIQVLENGVPLTRGNGSPGTFSATVSGGEVNIDWWFTPATNEDRQFTISYDVTGVIRVYEDRQQLWWRVIDADFAADVDAATITVNLPEPVSEDQISAAWYASDGSSFPVTVEMTSPTQVVWRATDIKQGEALEERLEFPPITSATVPAWQAAADAQKAREEQLAPYKALANVLMLAAGLLLLVGGSVGVILLWYSRGRDVPVVAPIDLLRTPPDDLPAAAVGTLIDERADDHDVIAAIISLANRGVIRIEEKEPDGILGGLGFGSRDFIFHRLDTDASLRPFERELLTAIFTGSQKEARLSTMKVRFAERQAKVKEDLYEEMVKRGYFDKNPQATRRLYRGLGLGLLIASVVGGFFLMALIGSFAPLTIVPIIAGVIVGIILLIVGGSMPRKTQKGAEAAASWEAFRRYLADIERYDSVADAKKVFDSYLPYAIAFGLERSWVSKFASVGTPAPGWYGGPLDDWAGHPSRPPRGRRGGSVIILPGGGSRPSGDGGGGGGLPDLQDMSDAGGRSLQSMSDGLFSLFSEASKAFTAYSSKGGGGGRSGGFGGGFSGGGGSFGGGGGGGGRGFS
- a CDS encoding 3'-5' exonuclease; translation: MLLRVTPPHTQSGDEHRRNARAAATAWATAIAARNDVVFLDTETTGLDGRAEIIEIAVTDMAGQPLLDTLVCPDNPIPNDATRIHGITNRMVVAAPKWPQVYAQLTPLIAGRTVIVYNADFDRRLVQQMNQRFRLHMSNDDWQCAMKQYSQFAGVWHERYGGYRWHKLDAAAEAFGLSAGGHRALGDALACRAVVCGMAASASERDDDRADAHALRRITTRLQRLTGRDPYN
- a CDS encoding NUDIX domain-containing protein, with the translated sequence MTRLSELVTPGTARAASLLLVERGRFLLAARPPIYSDQRVLLRLTGVGGWAEGSETFSAAALRESVEETGSEIQLIEQDYTLIVNAPDDIDTVVITGEPGPAAIVFRRFGTTPFEPWSSEYQSVAPIAVYAATLEHDAQIVAREEHPLFMWVYPEQLISLAEADEPLEFLIADGAQIFGDIDFDVGRTIVRLTDSIQALVTAFIRAPSHFTEIAQMSGTACSI
- a CDS encoding superoxide dismutase family protein yields the protein MPQRILTALALIASLAMVALAGAQPTRAYHEGDGTQHPFADPAFEATWNRTDATVTPNGDATWLWGPSPYTEGMQEEYAEAPGGQRLVQYFDKSRMEINNPDGDTESVWFVTNGLLVVEMVEGWYQTGDATFDETPDPAAINIAGDPAGDEGFGPTYADIAEFGLRAEPAAEVGDALINRIDSEGNITADEDLAAHDVSAVERVDVTSIDHTVASVFWNRMVQIGADYDDNAFYVTGLPITEAYWSEVSVGGTQQDVLWQCFERRCLTYTPGNAAQWQVEMGNVGQHYYAWRYGDDSGEEPTPPTEPQTVHADLGALNDSGVTGTADLTLDGNTLTVSIVADGLTANDIHAMHLHGFNDGTAAACPTDEADTNEDGIISMDEAVVVTGGAVFPFTPFPSADDDGTATLTETYTLTDDQVAQLTDLSSMAVMVHGGMVDDDFVDDLPIACGDLDVASEEPGPDPEPEPEPTVAYASVLDAVNGSEVSATAELSIDGNSLTVTIEAEGLTPNLAHAMHIYGMDDGAASCPVDLDEDGFIDVEEGTAAYGESIVALTTDETDTSFPAAGEDGTLSYSATFDLTDAQLDQLADPTQTVVVIHGLMIDLDGDGELPSSYAAAIPAACGAVEAVYTGEPGV
- a CDS encoding CHRD domain-containing protein; this translates as MGERHHWTRRVSRARLISAAAIVAALALIAGNLFSAAAVAPANAAFERTWARTDQPVVDGQAHRTWMWGPAANTSAMEEDYAESPGGKRTVQYFDKARMEINNPSGDESSLWYVTNGLLVSEMITGQMQTGDAQHEARTPADDINVAGDPDDADSPTYGSFGSLLDATPAETGAAITQRLARDGSVTNDDALADYGVTAAHRVTVTDIDHTVASVFWDFMNSTGTVYEDGQYVEANLFVNPFYATGYPISEAYWANVKVAGTEQDVLTQCFERRCLTYTPGNLDGWKVEAGNVGQHYFRWRYDSAVTPTPPTPTPPPTEPGITEAVYSANLIGANEIPAVESDATADAYFYVRPDGTGIDYTITVNGLENAMAAHIHEGAANENGDVIVTLFGSDDPVTTNGVLASGTITADDLAEGWTIESLSNGMADGSLYVNIHTSEHESGEIRGQLGALGDTSFSTILLGQNEIPPTGSTAVGAAALTYNAADATISFDVYVLNLSNVTMAHIHIGDSATNGPVAALLFHADPAVAGPVNGTLNAGTVTAGDLNDVSMPKLVYLMLTNGTYVNVHTTDNPSGEIRGQVAVGGQSQLGAASYLAELSNTVETDFTSIYMPIETDGSGLALFWLNEDGTALNYYVIVSNLDRILSANLVIDNDATDGEAVATLFDSTANATGAINGVLASGSITDDDLYGPLGAAGVAGLMADIDAGTIFTSVQTVQNPAADIWGLVEPIS
- a CDS encoding glycosyltransferase family 39 protein gives rise to the protein MHALDQFPGWLALAASGAVWLVLTAIILRRGFLEYNADGYARIIRGHEWLAAPRWELDVWLPLQTWLFGASLAIHDSLRTTPRVVDALLTIVLLINLYLIGRTIGGRLAGAIAAGLAALFPWVVWMGVSGMAEPLFHATLSFGALGLTRWLTTNRDRWLLVAAIGLLLATMVRYEGWFYAGTFAGVVLVVIWQQQRLTLRSVALAVAPLTFPFVWIVAWWNRTGDPLAFARETAEIKEALDAGNATAGLLRRLSIYPEETFRLAPLLIGLCLLAAGYALIRRVRWWPLPALILGQAAALVIVSAGFSNLGPGAERYLISNVILLFPVLAAIIATLPLPWPRLAGVGLVVIAGLIVGRTTLSPPTWYPDADTRATGDLLRSALADAPADHDLIPVLLPPEPSEGFNAGYALRILSDHPDNWFITSNADLFAALAGTTHPPVWIADTATGVALPAAERTETIGRFVIGWPAPAATVTLTPTSAAPGDAVAVTADGLLPHEPISAWWTPPDNGPAIGAGADAAADPNGHATLTATLPPDATPGIWHLTVAGRDSQRSGFASVEVAAR
- a CDS encoding aminoglycoside phosphotransferase family protein, coding for MVDAGARDPAWLLPVLRRHGLIPDAPGWHVALAPGGSTDRTFRVSGPDGDLPLTVRLARPGLHRWLRHEADVLRELAAVDGACTPREIALIADPELPEGEMIVHDHLRGEPAVLRDLTSTAREHLGACLEVVHRAVRPGYMVWPSLDVRQGSRADAYRARVEVLTRFRAAREGLAEIDERVAALRAADLPAAAGWDEPLFSLLHGDLSSGNIIWDGDRPTLIDWEFARDGDPAEDLAYLTSEARLEPEQLADVAEGYVASGGEAWAFARLPVWLPLVRLDAALWWADYWLGRGIDPLTTAEVRARLGAGE